In Triticum aestivum cultivar Chinese Spring chromosome 5B, IWGSC CS RefSeq v2.1, whole genome shotgun sequence, the following proteins share a genomic window:
- the LOC123113237 gene encoding protein NETWORKED 1B — MATTSPTDAKRKYSWWWDSHICPKNSKWLQENLEDMDSKIKLMIKIIEEDAESFAKKAEMYYRRRPELMALLEELYRAYRALAERYDHAAGDLRQAHKKIAEAFPDQVLMDPDDDLPAESATTETDQDNADDPKMHGKDDQDYEKLQNELASLTQENQDLKKRITSVLEQSNCAESEVLCLKEALAQQEAEKETAVLQCQQSSARLQNLRSEILHTQEQFNRLKEEMQTGLLPSSAADGERFLVLERDNQDLQLEVERLKHLLKQKHDELNEKQDELEKLNISTEEEHLKCMQAEMVSLSLEKKLLIAHDKLKHLALEKHREESKVKDIETSKIVLQKELDSILEESKRLTLEKQREESKVKDIETSKIVLQKEFDGILEENKKLTSQYHSSSAVIIRLQDEIISMKNVQQKLEEEICKHADEKKTLQYELSRLKEDRSELERKHFSIKEQIQSVNVNVESLQALARELRDGNVELKDIIKNHERTEALHAENLRQLERMSEKNAHLEKSLAASTTELEGLREKKAALEESCKELNSKICSHLSERAALVAQLEAISQTMEVLLKKNTVLENSLSDANAELEDLRRKLKELEKSSESVNSQNSVLQSEKTTLVFQVDSISNTLVSLEAEYTELERRHSALQQEKDSVLDEVIKLQEQIRLERKEHKDLALSGSKTQFDLQNKTILLLDEGRNREEQLQEEEMKIVKAQTEIFILKESLRDMSEANSDYSAKLQKKEEACKVHEEKLDCLSQDNQKLTEGIGSLREVLHLDEKYESLDQMKLDIILQLILHEINFLRNTISDAQDVKEKELVEKSLVVTLLEHFRQEVADLRSERNILKQDQQAKSEELLLLQAERQELVEISNEFWEEMESRNQRVDDLRAEAKFLVGQLSELQDSRRSLQSEIIKLIQQNSLLANELHDSREKEMSFEDDFGVLMSEAVSKDVLLVIFRNLHEDRSLELKSLHDDFLCLQAVGSELCKDIRMMNKKLGDFEFLDDHLGKDTTMSICDRSSEENNHKEVDGAGLQESNEMLLEEILKLHGNVEMLMSKEKASVDIRSCNEEITKLVSHMQMAIMNAALFKEKIVELIVTCESYEISAMVQKEVLKEDITRRNSYVDELKDKLNAVEIENRRLKVDLNGDVTMLGSLQTEVSALEKQTVSLANDFLQSNKLKVEENASSPQPLETTLGSGDQNASETVKDMELQKLRGTIKRLQNVVADASVLLEQERLGFNANLQESRKQIEALKLKEILDDDLVEMNYEQMLKDIQLDLIQPSSGRRTEALGQQKKIAAQADHKVHDLAGPSNSHARDDLGPPRSESFDSGSSRQSPAELVVVKELSIVNQELPRSITTEPHQEWKNKVIQRLSSDGKRLSTLQSSIQELKTNTEASEELELEDVRYQIREAESTIIELIDTNSKLAKKAEEFTSADGLDGDNIDLRSRHQRKILERARKMSEKIGRLEVEMQKVQQALVKYEEEQTTSKTVVQRSKVQLVDYLYGRRRESRKPRCSPCGCMRAKTIDD, encoded by the exons ATGGCAACGACATCGCCGACCGATGCTAAACGCAAGTACTCATGGTGGTGGGACAGTCATATCTGCCCAAAGAACTCCAAATGGCTTCAGGAGAACCTCGAAG ACATGGACAGCAAAATTAAGCTGATGATCAAAATCATTGAAGAAGATGCGGAGTCTTTTGCAAAAAAGGCGGAAATGTACTACCGAAGAAGGCCTGAGTTGatggccttgcttgaggagttgtaccGTGCATACCGAGCTCTAGCTGAAAGATATGATCATGCAGCCGGGGACCTCCGACAGGCCCATAAAAAAATAGCAGAAGCATTCCCTGATCAGGTTCTTATGGACCCAGATGATGATCTGCCAGCTGAATCTGCAACAACTGAAACTGACCAGGACAATGCAGATGATCCAAAAATGCATGGTAAAG ATGACCAAGATTACGAGAAGCTGCAGAATGAACTAGCAAGCCTGACACAGGAGAACCAAGACCTGAAGAAGAGGATCACATCAGTGCTAGAACAGAGCAACTGTGCAGAGTCCGAGGTCCTTTGTCTCAAGGAGGCTCTTGCGCAGCAAGAGGCAGAGAAGGAAACTGCAGTTCTGCAATGCCAACAATCCTCTGCTAGATTACAGAACCTCCGATCTGAGATATTGCATACCCAGGAACAGTTCAACAGACTGAAAGAGGAGATGCAAACTGGATTACTGCCTTCAAGCGCAGCGGACGGCGAGCGTTTCCTTGTGCTCGAAAGAGATAACCAGGACTTGCAGTTGGAAGTAGAGAGGCTGAAACATTTGCTGAAACAGAAGCATGATGAGCTAAATGAGAAGCAAGATGAGCTGGAAAAACTCAACATCTCCACAGAAGAGGAGCATCTCAAGTGCATGCAAGCAGAAATGGTGAGCCTCTCTTTGGAGAAGAAGCTGTTAATAGCACATGACAAACTGAAGCATTTGGCTCTTGAGAAGCACAGAGAAGAAAGCAAAGTGAAGGACATTGAAACAAGCAAGATTGTGCTGCAGAAAGAACTGGACAGTATTCTAGAAGAGAGCAAAAGGCTGACTCTTGAGAAGCAGAGAGAAGAAAGCAAAGTGAAGGACATTGAAACAAGCAAAATTGTGCTTCAGAAAGAATTCGACGGTATTCTAGAAGAAAACAAGAAGCTGACTAGCCAATATCACTCTTCTTCAGCAGTGATAATTCGTCTGCAGGATGAGATTATTTCCATGAAGAATGTGCAACAAAAACTCGAAGAAGAGATCTGTAAACATGCGGATGAAAAGAAGACACTTCAATATGAGCTTTCGCGCCTGAAGGAGGATAGGAGTGAACTGGAGAGGAAACACTTCTCGATCAAGGAGCAGATACAGTCGGTGAACGTAAATGTAGAATCACTTCAAGCTCTTGCACGTGAGTTAAGGGATGGCAATGTTGAGCTGAAAGACATCATCAAGAACCATGAGAGAACAGAAGCTCTTCACGCTGAAAACCTGAGGCAGTTGGAGAGGATGTCTGAGAAGAATGCACATTTGGAGAAGTCCTTGGCAGCTTCAACTACTGAGCTTGAAGGGTTAAGAGAGAAGAAGGCGGCGTTGGAAGAATCATGCAAGGAACTCAATTCCAAGATATGCAGTCATCTCTCCGAGCGAGCTGCGCTTGTTGCGCAGCTTGAGGCAATTTCTCAGACCATGGAGGTGCTGCTCAAGAAGAACACTGTTTTGGAGAATTCATTATCTGATGCCAATGCTGAACTCGAGGACTTGCGGAGGAAGTTGAAAGAGCTGGAAAAATCTTCAGAGTCAGTCAACAGTCAGAATTCAGTTCTTCAATCTGAGAAGACAACTCTTGTTTTTCAG GTTGATAGCATCAGCAATACTCTTGTGAGTTTAGAAGCAGAATACACAGAGCTAGAAAGGCGACACTCAGCTCTACAACAGGAGAAAGACTCGGTGCTTGATGAAGTGATCAAGCTACAAGAACAAATAAGGCTTGAGAGGAAAGAACACAAAGATCTTGCACTCTCAGGAAGCAAGACTCAGTTTGATCTACAGAACAAAACTATCCTATTGCTAGATGAAGGCAGGAATAGAGAGGAGCAGCTTCAAGAGGAGGAGATGAAGATTGTCAAAGCTCAGACAGAGATCTTTATCTTAAAAGAGAGTTTGCGCGACATGTCTGAAGCGAATTCGGACTACTCGGCAAAACTGCAGAAGAAGGAAGAAGCATGTAAGGTTCATGAGGAGAAATTGGACTGCTTGTCACAGGATAATCAGAAGCTAACTGAAGGGATCGGTTCATTACGGGAAGTATTGCACTTGGATGAGAAGTATGAGTCCTTGGACCAAATGAAGCTTGACATAATTTTGCAGCTCATCTTGCATGAGATCAACTTCTTAAGGAACACAATATCTGATGCCCAGGATGTGAAAGAGAAAGAGCTTGTTGAGAAGTCTCTTGTTGTCACCCTTCTGGAGCACTTTAGACAGGAGGTAGCCGACCTGCGGTCGGAGCGCAACATCCTCAAGCAAGACCAGCAAGCAAAGAGCGAGGAGTTGCTCCTGCTGCAGGCAGAAAGGCAGGAGCTTGTGGAGATCAGCAATGAGTTCTGGGAAGAGATGGAGTCTCGTAACCAGAGAGTTGACGACTTGAGAGCTGAGGCCAAGTTCTTGGTTGGACAGTTGTCAGAACTTCAAGATTCTCGGAGGTCACTGCAGAGTGAGATTATAAAGCTGATTCAACAAAACTCTTTGCTGGCAAATGAATTGCATGACTCCAGGGAGAAAGAGATGAGCTTTGAAGATGATTTTGGCGTTCTCATGAGCGAAGCCGTCAGCAAAGATGTCCTTCTTGTGATATTCAGAAACCTTCATGAAGACAGGTCCCTGGAGTTGAAGTCTTTGCATGATGATTTTCTGTGTCTCCAAGCCGTAGGAAGTGAGCTTTGTAAGGACATCAGGATGATGAACAAGAAGCTTGGTGATTTTGAATTCCTGGATGACCATCTCGGCAAAGATACAACCATGAGCATTTGTGACCGGTCTAGTGAAGAAAATAATCACAAAGAAGTTGACGGCGCTGGCCTTCAAGAATCAAATGAAATGCTACTGGAGGAGATACTCAAGTTACATGGAAATGTGGAAATGCTTATGAGCAAGGAGAAGGCTTCTGTCGACATCAGATCCTGCAATGAGGAGATCACAAAGTTGGTATCCCACATGCAAATGGCCATCATGAATGCAGCTCTGTTCAAGGAGAAGATCGTCGAGCTCATCGTAACATGTGAGAGTTATGAGATAAGTGCCATGGTGCAGAAGGAGGTGCTCAAGGAAGATATCACCCGAAGGAATTCGTATGTGGACGAGCTGAAAGACAAACTAAATGCTGTAGAGATTGAGAACAGAAGACTGAAGGTCGATCTGAATGGTGATGTCACGATGTTAGGATCATTGCAGACCGAAGTCAGTGCCCTGGAGAAACAAACCGTATCCCTTGCTAATGATTTCTTGCAATCAAATAAACTCAAAGTGGAG gAAAATGCATCATCTCCTCAGCCTCTGGAAACCACACTGGGATCCGGTGATCAGAATGCAAGTGAAACAGTGAAAGACATGGAGCTGCAAAAATTGCGTGGAACAATCAAAAGGCTCCAGAATGTGGTCGCGGATGCCAGTGTCCTTCTGGAGCAAGAGAGGCTTGGTTTCAATGCCAATCTGCAAGAATCGAGGAAGCAGATCGAGGCGCTGAAGCTCAAGGAGATTTTGGATGATGACTTGGTCGAAATGAACTATGAGCAAATGTTGAAAGACATACAGCTTGATCTCATCCAACCTTCTTCAGGCCGTCGAACCGAGGCCCTTGGTCAGCAGAAGAAAATTGCAGCACAAGCAGATCACAAGGTTCATGACCTTGCTGGACCAAGCAATAGCCATGCGCGCGATGATTTGGGACCGCCGCGGAGTGAGTCATTTGACAGTGGCAGCAGCAGACAGTCTCCTGCTGAGCTAGTGGTCGTGAAAGAGCTGAGCATTGTGAACCAAGAGCTACCAAGGTCCATCACCACGGAGCCACACCAGGAGTGGAAGAACAAGGTCATTCAGAGGCTATCTTCTGACGGGAAGAGGCTCAGCACCCTCCAGTCCAGCATTCAAGAACTCAAGACGAACACCGAGGCGTCAGaagagctcgagctcgaggacgtCAGATACCAGATAAGGGAAGCCGAGAGCACCATCATCGAGCTCATCGACACCAACAGTAAGCTGGCCAAGAAGGCCGAAGAGTTCACGTCGGCCGACGGCCTCGACGGGGACAACATTGACCTGAGGAGCAGGCACCAGCGCAAGATCCTGGAGCGCGCAAGGAAGATGTCAGAGAAGATTGGGAGGCTGGAGGTGGAAATGCAGAAGGTCCAGCAGGCCCTGGTGAAGTATGAGGAGGAGCAGACGACGTCGAAAACCGTGGTTCAGCGGTCCAAGGTGCAGCTGGTGGACTATCTCTACGGTCGAAGGCGGGAAAGCCGGAAGCCGCGGTGCTCGCCCTGCGGTTGCATGAGAGCGAAAACCATTGATGACTGA